Proteins from one Xenopus tropicalis strain Nigerian chromosome 1, UCB_Xtro_10.0, whole genome shotgun sequence genomic window:
- the med11 gene encoding mediator of RNA polymerase II transcription subunit 11 — protein MATYGMANERLRALEEIEREIAAILLNAGNVILELSKEKPNERVLDKQATQFTASVQRVESELSGQIRYLTQVATGQPHEGSSYSARKDGTMALNRIDYARVKLAELSRTCDQMLEQP, from the exons ATGGCCACCTATGGTATGGCAAATGAGAGACTACGTGCTTTGGAGGAAATCGAGCGTGAAATAGCAGCCATATTATTGAATGCAG GAAATGTAATTTTAGAGCTTTCAAAAGAGAAGCCAAATGAACGTGTGTTGGACAAACAGGCAACTCAGTTCACAGCTTCTGTGCAGAGAGTAGAGTCTGAACTCTCAGGGCAGATCCGCTATCTCACCCAG gtggCCACTGGACAGCCACATGAAGGCTCAAGTTACAGTGCTCGAAAAGATGGCACGATGGCTCTAAACAGAATTGACTATGCTCGGGTCAAGTTAGCAGAACTGAGTAGGACATGTGACCAGATGTTGGAACAGCCTTGA